The Xiphophorus maculatus strain JP 163 A chromosome 23, X_maculatus-5.0-male, whole genome shotgun sequence genome contains a region encoding:
- the clcf1 gene encoding cardiotrophin-like cytokine factor 1, with protein sequence MMSSFCRVRQLLAVLLAAAVATAVDPSHNLASERSSIESTYELTKYLEYQLKEIKDVYLTYLGPPFNEKDFSPPRPNSTALTLPSAATRLELWHGLENQARLAQNQRAYSILLAAVRELARSTLCPSLKTSLLHFCTGLDGLLGSISALMNSLGYSSPPQAAAGELQFPQRGTGSNRPAPLMSQSLYRSRDGSRTESSQRGSQRRSRIKMVREREDGDQMDRRRGRTGKKSEANTAVGQSGGQREKGRGERVRREEREEQEEVQELKEEVYNWGRRRRLLSIEKNEVDKNRETKIRVEVSYLGSGETINHQETNNQYSFSLNSDHRDALRDDGFILETNSRFVLKGEKDTDMDSASSFSFQQHQRRPRSLLYPTLPPPLSTLSLLYQFGVGEEHTLLPQPVPLSLQRGTSLLSPPLSPLLSSSSSSPSTSSSLLAARPTMNDFARKVEGFWILRELQSWLWRSAKDFNRLKKRLRG encoded by the exons ATGATGAGCAGCTTTTGTAGAG TCCGTCAGCTGCTGGCGGTGCTGCTGGCTGCTGCCGTGGCAACGGCCGTGGATCCTTCCCACAACCTGGCCAGCGAGAGAAGTTCGATCGAAAGCACATACGAGCTGACCAAATACCTGGAGTACCAGCTCAAGGAAATCAAAGACGTATAT CTGACATATCTGGGTCCGCCGTTCAATGAGAAAGACTTCTCTCCTCCTCGGCCCAACAGCACGGCTCTGACTCTGCCGAGTGCCGCCACCCGACTGGAGCTGTGGCACGGCCTGGAGAACCAAGCCCGACTCGCACAGAACCAGAGGGCCTACTCTATCCTGCTGGCTGCTGTCAGAGAGCTGGCCCGCTCCACTCTCTGCCCGTCCCTCAAAACATCCCTGCTGCACTTCTGCACCGGTCTGGATGGACTTCTCGGCTCCATTTCTGCACTGATGAACTCCCTCGGTTACTCGTCCCCCCCTCAAGCTGCAGCTGGCGAGCTGCAGTTCCCGCAGAGGGGCACGGGGAGCAACCGACCTGCTCCGCTCATGAGCCAGAGCCTGTACCGATCCAGAGATGGGTCAAGAACAGAGTCCAGTCAGCGTGGCAGCCAGAGAAGAAGTCGGATAAAGATGGTCAGAGAGAGGGAAGACGGCGACCAGATGGATAGAAGAAGAGGGAGAACGGGGAAGAAATCGGAGGCAAACACTGCTGTGGGGCAGAGTGGTGGACAGAGGGAGAAGGGAAGAGGAGAACGAGTgagaagagaggagagggaAGAGCAAGAGGAGGTGCAGGAGCTGAAGGAAGAGGTGTACAACTGGGGCAGAAGGAGAAGGTTGTTGAGTATAGAAAAGAATGAGGTTGATAAGAACAGGGAGACTAAAATCAGAGTTGAAGTGTCGTATCTGGGCTCTGGAGAAACCATAAACCATCAGGAAACGAACAACCAGTACAGCTTCAGTCTGAACTCAGATCACCGAGACGCCCTCAGAGATGACggatttattttagaaacaaacagcagatttgttttaaagggaGAAAAGGACACAGATATGGACTCGGCCTCTTCTTTCTCCTTCCAGCAGCACCAACGGCGTCCTCGCTCTCTTCTCTACCCCACCCTCCCACCTCCTCTCTCCACTCTCTCGCTCCTGTACCAGTTTGGAGTGGGTGAGGAGCACACCCTGCTCCCCCAGCCTGTCCCTCTTTCTCTACAGAGGGGCAcctcccttctctctcctcctctgagTCCACTGctctcctcttcgtcctcctccccctccaccTCCTCGTCACTCCTGGCAGCTCGGCCAACGATGAACGATTTCGCAAGGAAGGTGGAGGGCTTCTGGATCCTGCGAGAGCTGCAGAGCTGGTTGTGGAGATCGGCCAAGGACTTCAACCGTCTCAAGAAGAGACTCCGAGGCTGA